The DNA region ATATATAGCCTAAAAGTTCCTAGATGGATTTTTTTCCATAACTGGCTGACCAATCGCTGGCAAAGTCATCCACTGCCTTTTCAATAGCTGGCATAGCGAAAGCTGCTTCAAATATATCTACACCTGCTGTAACAGCCTGTGCACCGTGCGCAAATGCTTGATTGACTTGATGAACATTTTTAAATGAAGCTGCCAGGATTTTACTTTTCGAACAATCTCGATCAATAGCCTCTGCTAGTTGAGCAATAACTGCATTCGAATCAATGTTCAGATTCGCCATACGATTATAATAGGGCGCTAAGTAATCTGCACCAGCTTCAATAGCCAACAAACCTTGAAAAACACTGTAGATGGCCGTTGCTGTAATCTTATACCCTTCTGCTTTCAAGATTTTCATAGCAGCTAAGCCAGCAGATGTTACTGGAACCTTAATATAGACATTTTCTGGTGCCAACTCACGAATTTTTTTAGCATCTGCCAAAATACCTTCGTAATCTTTTGCCACAACTTGTACATGCAGTGAAGCTGTTGGTCCGATTAGATCACGAATAAGGTGCAAATGTCCGAAAAAGTCAATGCCCCCCTCTTTCTTTGCAATGGTCGGGTTTGAGGTCACTCCTGCAAGCGGAAGGACCTGAGCCCATTTTCTTATCTCCTCTATATTGAGGGTATCCAGCATAAATTCCATAATAAGTAACCTCTTTTACAATGTATGTTCTGTACGACCGATAATGTCGTCCTGCGTTGCTCTAGACAGTACATTGAAGAACGCTGAATAACCCGCCACACGGACAATCAGGTCACGGTGTTTTTCAGGATGCAACTGCGCATCAATCAAGGTTTCTCTAGAGACAACGTTGTATTGAATATGATAACCATGCAAGCGGTTAAAAAATGTCCGCAGTAGAGCAATCAATTTTTGTTTATCTTCTTCTTTTGCAAGAGTTTGTGGATTAACTTTCTGATTGAGCAAAACTCCTCCAACAATTTCATGTGTTGGTAATTTTGCAACAGACTTCAAAACGGATGTTGGTCCATTTTTATCCATATTATGAGATGGTGAGCAACCTTCTGCAAGTGGAGTCCCTGCATTCCGTCCGTCTGGAGTCGCTAGCGTGCCACGACCTTGTCCCACATTTGCAGAAATAGATGATGTACCTGAATAGCGAATACCACCAATAGGCCCCCTGCCAAAACGAGTATTTGGATACTTAGCAATCTCATCAATATAGATATCATAAGCTGCTGTCACCAACTGGTCTGCATAATCATCATCGTTACCATATTTTGGTGCATCCTCAATCAACATCTCTTGGATTTCTTTACCACGCTCACCAGCATAATCTGTTTCCAAAGCATACCACAACTCCTCTGGGGTCAGCCTTTCTTCTTCAAAGACCAGTTTCTTGATGGCTGCTAGAGAGTCAGATAAATTAGCAATACCAACCTGCAAACCTGAAATATAATCGTAAATCGCTCCGCCTTCTTTCAAATGCTTGCCGCGACCAATGCAGTCATCTGTAAGGGCGGAGCACAGGATATCTGGTACCTCTCTTTCCAGAGCAAGGTCAATTGCATTTTCTACAATAACACTCATACGTGTCAAGTGGCGGAGGGTTTCTTCCCAAGCAGCTTGCAACTCTTCAAAAGATTTCATATCTTTGAAGTGGCCAAAGGCAGGAGCAAAGCGTTTCCCAGATGCCGGATCAATACCATTATTCATGGCAATCAACAATACTTTCGGGAAGTTCATGTAGCTCATCCCTGTACAACGATAGCCCCATTTCCCCGGAACTGCTGTTTCTACACAGCCAATGGCACTGTAATCATAGGCATCTTCTTCCAAGACACCTTTGTCGATAAAGGATGGAATGATAATCTCATCGTTATTAAAAGCTGGCATACCAAAGCCAAGTTTCATTACTTCTATACATTCATTCATGAAGCGAGCATCCAGACCTGCATGATAGCGAACCGTTAAGTTTGGTTGTGGTAAATGCGTTTGGGCAACAGACTTCAATACCAGATAAGAAAGAGGATTGACCGCATCCTTCTTATCACGTGTCTGTCCGCCAATTGTGACATTTTGATACAACGGACTACCTGCAGATGAGAAGGTGTGGGACTGACTGCGAACCTTGTTGATAGTGATGGTCTTAATCCACAAGTTGGTCAAGCGTTCAACAATACTATCTTCTGTTTCACGACCTGCTTCCAAATCTGCTTTTACATAAGGATACATGTACTGATCAAACCGTCCATAAGATAGAGAATGTCCATTTGACTCAATTTGTAAGATACACTGAATAAACCAGACGGATTGTACCGCCTCTGCAAAGGTCTCAGCAGGCTCATATGGAACTTTAGAGCAAATGCGTGCAATTTCCAACAGCTCCTCACGGCGTTTAGCTGTCGGTGCTTTTTCTGCTAATGCTGTCGCCAAGGTAACAAAACGATCTGCGTAGGCCTTTACAGCTTTAATGATGATGAAAATAGAGTCATAAAAGTGATACTTATCAATACTTGCCGGATCTGTCAAGTCAAGGTTTGACTTCGCTTTATGCACCCGTTCTTCAAAACCACGCAAACCCTGTTCTAATACTTTTTGGTAATTGACAGCCAAGTGCGCATCACCTGAGTTCATCTTACCTTCCATACCAAAGAAGCCAGTTTCCATATACACCTGAACCTCTTCTGGAAGTAGAACCCCAGCTCGTGATCGAAGATTGTTCTTTTCCCAGAATGGCGCAATATTTCGTAACTGCTCCTTGGTTTCTTCCGTAATATAGAAGACATCCCCATCCCGTTTTTCAAATAAATCCAATTCATTCAAAACAAATTCCAAGGTATACTCAGGGAAAATCGGAGCATCTTTGTTGGAAGAAGCTTGGTTTCCTACAATCAAACTTTCTTCTTCAATGTAGAGCGTCATGTTCTCCAATATTTCCTTGAGCATGTAAGCTCTTTTTAACACATTAGGCTTTTCTCTATGCTCTTGATAAGCTCTTGTTGCTAGAACAGCTCGTTCTGCATCAATATAAGGTTTTTTATCAAGAACATCTTCTCTGTATTTGTTCATCCGATCTGTCAGACTTCCAAAATACTCTGTTTTAATGCTGGTGCTAGCTACTTCAGTTACTGTTTTCATAGTTTTATCCTTTCTTTAGAAACAGTATTTAGTTTCGTTTGTAAGAATAGTATACTCTGTAATAGAGCCTATTGTCAATTATAGTTAGTTAAAGCTAGGATTTCTGAGGCAACTTGCACATTCTTGCAAACTTTTTAAGTAGCATTCTTGGCTAAACTGCTTCTTTCGTCTCATTATCACAAGCTATCTTATCTTGAATCTTAAAGAATGGAAAATAAACAAGTGTTGATACTGCTAAAATAAGAATCTGAACAACCGCTCCCTGCCAGCCACCAACCATAAAACCAGAGATGATGGCAGGAGTGGACCAAGGCAAGGTGACACCTGAGAATGGCTGCATAAAGCCAATTGAAATAGCACCATAGACAATGAAGGCTGCCAAGATTGGCACCAAGACAAACGGCAAGAACATCACCGGATTCATCACAATTGGGAAGCCAAATACAACCGGTTCATTCACATTAAAGAGTGCAGGAAAAGCTGCTACTTTACCGAGTGCTTTATACTGTTTTGACTTCGCTGCAAATAACATGGAAAACACGATACCAAACGTAATACCTGAACCTGACATAATCAAAAAACTATCTAAAAACTGCTGGGTCACAATATGAGCTCCATTTTCTAAAGATAGCTTATCTGCTGCTAGAAGAGCCTTATTAGCATCAAGGTTTGATAGAAGCAAAGCGGTAACAACACCATTCACAACTGACTGTCCGTGTACACCAAACCACCATAGGAAAGAAATGAAGAAGGCAATCCCGATGGCACCTGGCAATGAACCTGTTAGCCCTTGAAGAGGCACTTGGATTACATCGTAAATCATTTCAATGAAAGTACCACCATTTGTCACTATCTTAGAAATGATATAGACAATCATAGACAATGAGAATATAACAAAGGCAGGGATCATCGCCTCAAACTGTTTAGCAATCGCCTGAGGTACTTGTTCAGGCATTTTAATAACAATATGACGCTGAATAAAGGTCGTATAAATAGCACCTACTACCAATCCGATGATAATTGCACCGATAATCCCCTGACCACCAAACCAAACTTTTGCAACAGCATCACTAATAGGTTCACCGATTGCTGGAACATAAGAGGATTTCAAAAGAATAAAGAATGAAGAAACTGATAGCACACCGGCTGGAAGCGGTTCTACACCACTATTTTTCGCATAAGAGTAACCGATTGCAAAACAAGAAATCAAACCCATGATTGCAAATGTTCCACTATAAACCTGCATGAAAGGCTCTGTCCAATTAGGACCAAATAAAGAAGCAATTGCAGCATTCAAATCTGCAAAAGGTAATTGCCCTAAAATCAAGAAAATACTACCAACAACTGTCAAAGGCAAGATGGCTAACATACCATCTTTTAGAGCAATAATTCCTTTCATATTTACAAATTTCATGATTGGGACAATAATTTTTTGTGTATCAATTTTGGACATGACCATACTCCTTTATGAAACCATGCTGAGCGCTAATTGCAGAACTTTTTTACCATCCAACATACCGTAGTCTGCCATTGGAATTACGGCAATCGGAATCTGTTTCTCATCGCAGAGAGCTTTTGATTTATCAAGTGTATAAGCCACCTGCGGGCCCAACAAAGCAATGTCAATTTTATCAAGGTAATCTGCAATTTTCCCTTGAGAGTGTGCAGTAATTTCAACCTCCACACCAGCATCCGCTGCAGCAATTTTCATGTTGTTGACCAACATACCTGTAGAAAAGCCAGCAGCACAAAAAAGAGCAATTTTAACCATTTCGGTTTCCTCCTAAATATAAAATATATTTTGTTTTAATTAACTTTTTGTAGTTCTTTTCTCAAATCAATAATTTCTTTAATTAAATTGATTTCCGTAATGGATGTCATCAAATGGTCTTGAGAGTGGACAAATAAGGCAGTAATATCTGATTTTGAACCTCCTGCTTCTTGTGCAAGGAACTTGGTTTGCATATTGTGAGCTTCCAATAGTGCTGCATCTGCAAGTCTCAATTCTTCTTCAGCCCCTTCCTCCTCACCAGCTTTGACAAGTGAAAGAGCTTGATAGGCATGACTCTTTGCATCTCCAGCATAAATAATCAATCCCATGATCAATTGATCAGCAACAATCATTTCCATTGTTTTTTCCTCCAACTTGTTTTATTTGTAAGTAAATATTTTTCTTTCGTAACCAAATCATATCATTTTCTATAAATGGAGTAAACATATTTATGGAACATTTTCTGTTTTTATATATTTACGCACTTTTGTGCAATATTAAGTAATTAAAAAACACCCAAATCACATCTATAGTTGATTTAGGTGTTTTAAAGGTTACTCTTGCCTACTACTCCAACTGAAAGTTGGAAGCTTGATCAAGTTCCAAAACTTTCACTATTGTTCGTTCATCTGTCACCAAATGATGAATATATCCAGCACGTAAAACCGCTAGAATAGCTTGAGCTTTTTGATCTCCGTATGCCAACGCCATCGTGTCTGGAACCTCTTTCAAATCTTCTAAGGATATAGCAATGGTTCTTTTTTGCAAATCTTCAACAACTTGTTTCCCCTGTTGGTCAAAACAACGACAACAAGTTTCACCAACTGCTTTTTCAACTGATAATTGCTGGAAATCGTCCGCTGTCAACATATCTAACCACTGGCGATTTTTTTCATCAACCCCACCGCCAATTCCTACTACTGCAACATCCAACTGTTTCCAATCTGCCCGTAATTCCTCAAAATATTTAGAAGACAGAATACCATTAGCAAGTTCTTGATTTTCTTGAATGATAGTTGCATTGATAAAACGACATTCTCCGCGAAATTTGCTAGCCATGTTATAAATCAAGGTATTGACATGATAACGTGCGTGAATATGACTAGGCCCACCAGCAATAGGAACAAACTTGACTCCTTTCATGCGATGATGCCCGATTTTATCTACGATAAGACTAAGACTTCTTCCCCATGAAAATCCAACCTTCTTCTCATCATCAATCAGATTGGTTAGCATATCCGCAGCTGCTTGAGCCAAGCGATTTTCCAGATCAAACAGATCCTCATCTGTACTATTTTCAACCAGTTCAAGGCCTTTCAGACCATACCTATTCTGCACATACTTCTCTAGTTGATAAAGCCGCCTATCAAAATCTTGAATTTCAATCTTTACAATACCTTCCGACTTAGCCTTGGTCAGCATTCTACTGACCGTTGTTCGATAAATCCCTGTTTCAGTAGCAATTTCTGCCTGACTTTTTCCCTCTACATAATAAAGATAGGCGATTTTGGCTAGCTGCCTTCTTTTTTCTTGTTTCATCCTACCCTCGCACTAAACTATTGTTACCTTTACATGAGCTTGCTGTAATTCAGTTAGGACTGTTTCGGTGATAGAAGTATCTGTAATCACCTGCGCAACTTGACTCAAGCTAAATCTATGTACGGTTCCACGCTTTGTAAATTTACTAGCATCTGTCAGGACAATCATCTCTTCAGCAACCTCTGACATATATTGAACAACTTCACTCCGCATTAAATTCTTTCCAGTGAAGCCATGCTCGCTATCAAAACCATCTGCTCCTACAAAAGCTTTGTCAACATGGAAAAACTGAATCATTTTACGCAAGAGTGGCCCAACCGTCACTTGAGAATCTTTCTGAAATTCCCCACCTAGTAAAATAATCTGACAGCTATCATATTGTCGTACGAAATTCGCGATAAAATATGAATTTGTAATAATGGTGACATTCCTCTTGGTTTTACAAATCTCCTCAGCTAAAAGTGCACAAGTCGAACCAGACTCTATCATTATCGTATCGTTATCTGCAACCAAGTTAGAAGCTTCCTTAGCAATGCGTTTTTTCACATCATAGCGAAAAGACATACGAATATTGAGATCATCTCCACTATTTAAAACAGCATAACCATGCTCTCTCCGCAATAATCCTTTCGATTCTAGCTTATCTAAATCCTTACGGATGGTCACCTTAGAAACTTCCAACTGCTCTGCCAAACTGTTAACATCAATTTTCTCATGCTGTGATACTAACTGTATAATTTTATCTAAACGTTCCATTTTTATCACCTCATATTCATTCTACCAAATTTTTGCTCTTTTTCAACTATTAGCAGTCTTTTTGTTACGTTCGTAATTGTAAAACTTTCTTTTATGTGATAAAATCAAATTAAATCGAAAAGGAGTACGTCATGAACATAAGAAAAGGTATTATTTTTAACATCCAGCATTTTTCCCTCCATGATGGACCCGGTATTCGGACAACTGTTTTCTTAAAGGGTTGTCCCTTACACTGTCCTTGGTGTGCAAACCCAGAATCTCAAAAGCGAAAACCCGAGCCTATGTTAGATGCTATTAGTAAAAAAACAACTATCATGGGAGAGGAAAAGACAGTTGACGACATTATGATAGAGGTCATGAAAGATATTGATTTCTATGAAGAATCTGGAGGTGGTTTAACACTTTCTGGTGGAGAAATTTTTGCCCAGTACGAATTTGCTAAAGCCATTCTAAAAGAGGCAAAGTCACACGGTCTTCATACTGCTATTGAAACAACTGCCTTTGTTGAGCACCATAAGTTTGTTGATCTCATTCAATACGTTGACTTTATTTACACAGATTTGAAACACTATGATACTATATCCCATCGGAAAGTAACTGGGGTCAATAATAATCTTATCATCCAAAATATCCAATATGCCTTTTCTAGTGGAAAAGAAATTGTCCTTCGCATTCCTGTTATCCCTGAGTTCAATAACTCATTAGAAGATGCCGAAGAATTTGCTCAGCTCTTCAATCAACTCAATATAGACAAAGTTCAACTCCTCCCTTTCCATCAATTTGGTGAAAACAAATATAAGCTCTTACATCGTACATATAGTATGTCTAATGTTAAAGCTCTTCATCCTGAGGAATTGAAGGAATACCAATCTATCTTCATAAAGCACAATATCAACTGTTACTTCTAGCAGTTAGGATGGAAAAATTACCATTCTACTACCTTGATACACTGCATCATCCTTGCTGGTCAAATCTTTCTCAATAAAAAAAAGCCCACCTAAAAGGTGGAACGGGGCATCGTATCCGATGAGAACAGAAGGTTCACACAACTATTCAAGGTCCGCTCCTGCGTTTCAATTAAATGAAGACCTCCCCAGCGTCGAACATGACAAAGTCACTATTCGGCTCATCGCATAAAATCATTTTATCATATCTCAAGATGGTTGTAAACTAAACTGATCTCTAAAATATCATCTGCTTATTTGATTACTACCTATTTTCCATATTGATGACATGTCCGTTATCATAGTCACAGGTTTATCTAAATATATTTGGAAGCCTCACGAATCGAAAGACTTGCCATCTGATTACGGTACTTATTGATAAACATCCGTACCCAATCGGGATTCGTTTTGGAATAATCTCGCAGACTCCAACCGATTGCCTTATTGATAAAAAATTCTGTTTGGTTGAGATTGTTGACAAGGATCTGTTCCAAAAGTTCTGTATCTGTATTCTCCTTTTCCAGTAACTGATGGTCAATCGCAAGCCGTCTCAACCAGAAATCATCATCCACACTCCAATCCAAAATAACCGTTTTAGCCTCTGGATGATTCAAAACAATCTTTCCGACCAGTTTGTCTAGTCCATCAATACTATCCCACCAAGATTTAGTTTGAGCCAATTTTTTTAAACGTGGTAAATCCTTCAGGGCTAGATCCTTCTTTTTTATCACCAAATAGTCAATCGCCACATATTGAAATTCACGATAAGGCTTGTCCCAACAAGCCTCTACAAAATCCCAATCAATCCCTTGACTCTTGTTTTTTTTAAACAATTCCCTTGTAACCTTGCGGCGATCTGGCGTGCGGACACCTAGGAAATCAAAATTGTTTTTCATATACGCTCTCATCGGCTGAACCTGATGAAAATCCGCAACAGCCAGTAACTGCTCTTCTAATTCTGCAATATTCATTTTACATTCCTTTTTGTAGTTTTTGTCTGTGCAGGGTACTTCTTTGTTTTTGGGCGACCAGCTGAAACAGTCTAACCCCAGACTGTATGGGCGCTTCCTTATTTTCGGGCGACCAGCTGAAACAGTCTAACCCCAGACTGTATGGGCGCTTCCCTATTTTCGGGCGACCAGCTGAAACAGTCTAACCCCAGACTGTTTCAGTCCTCCACCAACGATTTTTGAAGCCAGACAATATCATGCCAGTTCCCAAACTTATAACCGACTTTCTTTAAATGAGCTACCTGTTTATAGCCCATTTTTTCATGTAGAGCAAGAGAAGCAGGATTAGGTAGGGATATACAAGCCAAGAAATTCTTAAAACCACGCGCAATTAGCTCTTTCTCCAAGTGACTATAAAGCAAATTTCCAATTCCCTGACCACGTGCCTTTTGACTAATATAGATTGACAACTCAACAGTCCAATCATAAGCTGCACGAGGGTAGTAAGTTGAAGCGTAAGCATAACCTAAGATTCTACCTTCCTCTTCCGCTACTAGATAAGGAAATTTTTCCAAAATCTTCTCTATCCGATCTGCAAATTCGGTAGCTGTAGGAACTTGCGTTTCAAAGGTAATAACTGTTTCTTCAACATAAGGAGAATAAATAGCAACCAGCTCTTCTACATCAGATGGTCGTACTGAACGAATTTCAATCATTTATTTCTCCAACAATGCACGATCATAAATCGTATAATCACAACGATAAATAATCAATCGCTTGCCATCAATCAATAATTCAGATGTTTTGGGTGCATCTGAAGCGTATAAAGACACCTTATCACCTGCGTAAGTCGCAAGCGGTGTCCCATTTTGCGAACGAATCAAAACAACCTTTGCCTTTCCTGTAAAATCATTTTGTAGGCTAGATACCATTCGATTAACAAGGGGAATTGCACGGTCGTAATTAGCAATGTTCACCGTGGTCTGATACTTGGCATATAGGTCTTCTAAACCTTCTTCTGCTGCAATCAATGACGAACCTACGTGATCAATCTCATATTTTCCAAGTGTTACTTTCAAAACAGAAGAGTCTGCCTTCGAGTTCCCTTCCCTATCAACAGAATCAAATTCTGCATTCCTTGAAATGGAGAGAGACTTACCAGCCATCTCGTCAATCAATTGGGAATTTTCATCAAAAGTTCGAACTGTCATCTCCAGACCAATCCACTCTTCCTTTGTATTCTTCCACCAGTTGGAGATAGATTGACAAGCTGATAAACTTATCAGGCACAGACTAAAGACTGTTAACACAGCCAACTTCTTTTTCAGTTTCATATAACACCTCCCAAGTGTGATACCTTATTGTATCATGGAACAAGAAAAAATTCCAAATCCAGTAACTCCTATAATGAGAGACACATCCAAACAACAAGGGTCTAAAATATAGTGTTATAATTATGTACAAAGCTTTTCAATTCATCGTCAATTAAATGATATTTTAGCTAGCATCATCGTCTTATTTAATTTAGAAAAATAATGCAAAAAAACGCACTCCAAACTTTGACGAGTAAGGATTACGGTTTTACTATTTTTTACTCTACTAACTTTGCGTCAGCATTGAGAAGAGGCAAATTCCAGTAGGATTTTACAAGAGTTGACAGCTTTCCTTTAAAAGATAATTAGCACAAAATCTTCTTTAGAAATTGAACACATCATTCAAATTCTCAGCCATGGTTGGATGGGTAAAGATTTGCGTTTTAAAATATGTATACGGAATCTTGTTATCAATTGCCATAGCAATTAAATTTATCAATTCCTCCGAATTGCGACCAAAAAGGGTCGCTCCCAGAACCAGCTTAGTTTCCTTATCAACAATTACCTTGAAGATCCCCTTTAAATCATTGTTGACATGGGCGCGTGGCATATTGATTACTGGAAGCTCATTGGTAATATAGTCATATCCTGCTTCTTTAGCCTCATTCTCCGTCAGACCAACACGTGAGAGAACCGGTGTGATGAAGACGCTCGTTGGAATAGACTTACGCTGACTTAGACAATAGTTACCAGTGCCAGTTAACTTACCAAAGACAATACGAAAATCATCTAGAGAAGTATAGGTGAATTGTGGACCACCGTTGACATCTCCAACAGCATAGACACCTGATACAGTCGTTTCACAGTAGTCATCCACTTTGATGGCTCCATTTTCTGACACGGCAATGGTAGTATTCTCCAAACCCAAGTCAGCGGTATTTGGCACACGTCCTGTTGCATAGAGGACTGCATCAAAGACGGTTTCTTCCCCCTTAATCGTCACAGCGACCTGTTCTCCTTTTGCTTCCACTCGCTCAATGCGTGCATTCATCTCAAAAGTCACACCGGCCTCTTCCATGTATTCTTTTGCTAATTTAGCGACTACTTCTTCTTCCTTTGGCAAAATGGTAGGACTAGCTTCATATACCGTTACCTGACTGCCTAACTTGTTATAAAGTCCGGCAAATTCTAAACCAATATTTCCGCCACCAATAATAGCTAGTTTATCAGGGCACGTTTTTAAGTTCTGGATGCCTGTACTATCATAAACATGGGGCGTATCAAGCAATCCAGGAATCGGAAGAACGCGAGATTTAGCACCCGTATTGATAACAATAGTTTCTGCGGTCAACTGAATTGATTCACTTCCTGCAGACACTTCCACAATCTTATCTGCCACAAAACGAGCATGACCTTGGTAGAGATTTGCACCACTACCTTTTAAAACCGCTTCATTTTTATTACGCAGTCGAGTGGTAACCGTTTCTTTTTGATCCATAACCTGCTCAAAAGTCCAATTTTTATCCGCAGCTACTAAAAGTGTCTTGGTGGGAATACACCCAATATTGATACAAGTGCCACCAAACATTGCAGGATTTTCCTCAACCAGAGCGACCTTTTTGCCTGCCGCCGCTAACTTACCTGCTAGAGTCTTACCAGCTTTACCAAAGCCAATTACTAATAAGTCATATTGTTTCATACTATATTCCTCTTGTAATCTATTTTATTACTCAGTGTATCACAAACGGATATTTTTAGCACAATTCTGCTACGGTAAAGACTAGAGGGGCAAAAAGACTGCTAGAACAGACCAATGGCTACTCCATTCTCTGCCACATCCATATTGAGAGCAGCAGGGGCTTTGGGAAGTCCTGGCATCGTCATAACATCACCTGTTAGTGCGACAATAAAACCAGCTCCCAATTTGGGAACAAACTCGCGTACAGTAATATCGAAATCAGTCGGAGCACCAAGAGCGAATGGATCATCCGAAAAACTGTATTGCGTTTTAGCCATACAGACCGGTAAGAAGTCCCAGCCATTCTTAGCAAATTCAACCAATTGGTTACGCGCTTTCTTCTCAAAAACAACACCTGAACCACCGTAGATTTCTGTAACAATCTTGGTCACTTTTTCTTCCAGACTATCTTCTAATTTGTAGAGCCCCTGATAGCTAGCAATCTGATTGTCAATAGTTGCAACAACTGTCTCAGCTAATTCGACACCTCCATCAGCACCATTTGCCCAAACACTAGCCAGTTCAACAGGCACACCGATTTCTTCACAAAGTGCTTTTAAGGTCATAATTTCATCTTCTGTATCTGATACAAATTCATTGATAGCAACCACTGCTGGAATGCCATATTTCTGTACATTTTCTACATGGCGTTTCAAGTTGACAAAACCAGCTTTTACAGCTTCTACATTCTCAGTCAAAA from Streptococcus ruminantium includes:
- a CDS encoding DUF5052 family protein, which codes for MKLKKKLAVLTVFSLCLISLSACQSISNWWKNTKEEWIGLEMTVRTFDENSQLIDEMAGKSLSISRNAEFDSVDREGNSKADSSVLKVTLGKYEIDHVGSSLIAAEEGLEDLYAKYQTTVNIANYDRAIPLVNRMVSSLQNDFTGKAKVVLIRSQNGTPLATYAGDKVSLYASDAPKTSELLIDGKRLIIYRCDYTIYDRALLEK
- a CDS encoding DNA alkylation repair protein, with product MNIAELEEQLLAVADFHQVQPMRAYMKNNFDFLGVRTPDRRKVTRELFKKNKSQGIDWDFVEACWDKPYREFQYVAIDYLVIKKKDLALKDLPRLKKLAQTKSWWDSIDGLDKLVGKIVLNHPEAKTVILDWSVDDDFWLRRLAIDHQLLEKENTDTELLEQILVNNLNQTEFFINKAIGWSLRDYSKTNPDWVRMFINKYRNQMASLSIREASKYI
- a CDS encoding GNAT family N-acetyltransferase, which translates into the protein MIEIRSVRPSDVEELVAIYSPYVEETVITFETQVPTATEFADRIEKILEKFPYLVAEEEGRILGYAYASTYYPRAAYDWTVELSIYISQKARGQGIGNLLYSHLEKELIARGFKNFLACISLPNPASLALHEKMGYKQVAHLKKVGYKFGNWHDIVWLQKSLVED
- a CDS encoding FAD-containing oxidoreductase; translated protein: MKQYDLLVIGFGKAGKTLAGKLAAAGKKVALVEENPAMFGGTCINIGCIPTKTLLVAADKNWTFEQVMDQKETVTTRLRNKNEAVLKGSGANLYQGHARFVADKIVEVSAGSESIQLTAETIVINTGAKSRVLPIPGLLDTPHVYDSTGIQNLKTCPDKLAIIGGGNIGLEFAGLYNKLGSQVTVYEASPTILPKEEEVVAKLAKEYMEEAGVTFEMNARIERVEAKGEQVAVTIKGEETVFDAVLYATGRVPNTADLGLENTTIAVSENGAIKVDDYCETTVSGVYAVGDVNGGPQFTYTSLDDFRIVFGKLTGTGNYCLSQRKSIPTSVFITPVLSRVGLTENEAKEAGYDYITNELPVINMPRAHVNNDLKGIFKVIVDKETKLVLGATLFGRNSEELINLIAMAIDNKIPYTYFKTQIFTHPTMAENLNDVFNF